The following coding sequences lie in one Primulina huaijiensis isolate GDHJ02 chromosome 2, ASM1229523v2, whole genome shotgun sequence genomic window:
- the LOC140964208 gene encoding glycine-rich protein-like gives MGSKALVFLGFLVAMVLLISSEVAARELAETTNSVEANKETEETEVGDQYGGGYGGGRGGRGGYGGGGHGGYGGGRGGRCRYGCCGGGRYGGGCRCCSYAGQAVDPDFVEDETQN, from the exons ATGGGTTCCAAAGcacttgtctttcttggcttTCTTGTAGCCATGGTTCTCCTCATTTCCTCTGAGGTGGCCGCGAGAGAGTTGGCTGAGACCACCAACTCTGTTGAAGCAA ACAAGGAAACGGAGGAAACTGAAGTTGGAGATCAATATGGAGGTGGATACGGAGGAGGGCGTGGCGGCCGAGGTGGATATGGAGGCGGTGGTCACGGTGGATATGGAGGCGGCCGAGGTGGACGCTGCCGCTATGGCTGCTGCGGCGGAGGTAGATACGGTGGGGGTTGCAGGTGCTGCAGCTACGCCGGGCAAGCTGTGGATCCTGACTTTGTTGAAGACGAAACtcaaaactaa
- the LOC140964222 gene encoding glycine-rich protein-like: MGSKALVFLGLFVAMVLLISSEVAAREMAETTTNTVDATEGTEATEVEDARYGGGGGRGGYGGGGRGGRGGYGGGGRGGRGGYGGGGRGGRGGGGGRCHHGCCGRGSYGGGCRCCSYAGQAVDADFTEAETHN; this comes from the exons ATGGGTTCAAAAGCACTTGTCTTTCTTGGCCTATTTGTAGCCATGGTTCTCCTCATTTCCTCCGAGGTGGCCGCAAGAGAGATGGCTGAGACGACCACCAACACTGTCGACGCAA CTGAGGGAACCGAGGCAACCGAAGTTGAAGATGCCAGATATGGAGGAGGAGGCGGGCGTGGCGGATATGGAGGCGGCGGCCGAGGTGGGCGTGGCGGATATGGAGGCGGGGGCCGAGGTGGGCGTGGCGGATATGGAGGAGGCGGCCGAGGTGGACGTGGCGGTGGCGGTGGACGCTGCCACCATGGCTGCTGTGGTAGAGGTTCCTATGGTGGGGGTTGCAGGTGCTGCAGCTACGCGGGACAAGCCGTGGATGCTGACTTTACTGAAGCAGAGACTCACAACTAA
- the LOC140958949 gene encoding cysteine proteinase inhibitor B-like, with translation MAIKTIKQALLLFFIMILTTSQFYMHANAVGEKVGGRREVKNVHSNKQIQDLGRFCIEQYNLKMLQKGINGSSGKLLTFSEVVEAETQVVSGIKYYLKISAAPHGGGVAREFEAVVLVKPWMRSKEVLTFDPSPRSY, from the coding sequence ATGGCGATAAAAACTATAAAACAAGCCCTCCTCCTCTTCTTCATCATGATCTTGACCACATCCCAGTTTTACATGCATGCCAACGCCGTCGGAGAAAAAGTGGGAGGCCGAAGAGAAGTAAAGAATGTGCACAGCAACAAACAGATCCAGGATCTGGGGAGATTCTGCATCGAACAGTACAATCTAAAGATGCTGCAGAAGGGTATTAATGGCAGCAGCGGCAAGCTTCTGACGTTCTCGGAGGTGGTGGAGGCAGAGACGCAGGTGGTTTCCGGGATCAAATATTATCTGAAGATCTCTGCCGCCCCTCATGGCGGCGGGGTTGCCCGCGAGTTCGAGGCCGTGGTATTGGTGAAGCCGTGGATGCGTTCTAAGGAAGTGCTCACTTTTGATCCATCCCCTAGATCTTACTGA